A window of the Proteus terrae subsp. cibarius genome harbors these coding sequences:
- the aroL gene encoding shikimate kinase AroL, producing MDSTIYLIGPRGAGKTTVGKALSLSLNYRFIDTDDWITQKYQQTISSMVQDKGWEFFRQTESEALIQVSQPNQVISTGGGMILADQNRAYMKSLGVIIYLQASLETLVERLSQDPNEAQRPSLTGKTLVSEMNDVLAKREPLYLQCADIIVDAGLPINEIIEVILAKLTK from the coding sequence ATGGATAGTACAATTTACCTTATCGGACCTAGAGGTGCAGGAAAAACAACAGTAGGTAAAGCACTTTCCCTCTCGTTAAATTATAGATTCATTGATACGGATGATTGGATAACTCAAAAATATCAACAAACTATATCTTCTATGGTTCAAGATAAAGGTTGGGAGTTTTTTCGACAAACTGAATCAGAAGCGCTCATCCAAGTTAGCCAACCTAATCAAGTTATCTCAACAGGTGGCGGTATGATTTTGGCAGATCAAAATCGTGCTTATATGAAATCTTTAGGTGTTATTATTTATTTACAGGCATCTCTTGAAACTTTAGTTGAGCGTTTATCTCAAGATCCGAATGAAGCACAAAGACCAAGTTTAACGGGTAAAACGTTAGTTTCAGAAATGAATGACGTTTTGGCTAAACGTGAACCTTTATATTTGCAATGTGCTGATATTATTGTCGATGCTGGATTACCTATTAATGAGATTATTGAGGTAATTCTCGCAAAACTCACGAAATAA